A single Arachnia propionica DNA region contains:
- a CDS encoding segregation and condensation protein A — protein MSRRPRARAEETPQTTPGFDVHLENFEGPFDLLLQLISRRELDVTRVALSQVTDEFIAHVRAAGDALGLEQTSSFLVVAATLLDLKAARLLPGGEVTEPEDLAALEARDLLFARLLQYRAFKQLAAWVEGTMATAGRQHWRPGGLEERFRGVLVQVELPIGPEDLVRLAARALTPKPAPVVQLTHLHGSRVSVVEQTGIVARLLAGKGQLTFRSLVAGCDRLTTVVRFLAILELFRAGRVSFEQAGPLAELSIRWSGGETTGIVVDEYEPEEQT, from the coding sequence GTGAGCCGACGACCTCGCGCCCGAGCCGAGGAGACGCCGCAGACCACCCCGGGTTTCGACGTGCACCTGGAGAACTTCGAGGGGCCGTTCGACCTGCTGCTCCAGCTCATCTCCCGACGCGAACTGGACGTCACCCGGGTGGCGCTGAGCCAGGTCACCGACGAGTTCATCGCCCATGTTCGCGCCGCCGGCGATGCCTTGGGGTTGGAGCAGACCAGTTCCTTCCTGGTGGTGGCCGCCACCCTCCTGGATCTGAAGGCGGCCCGGTTGCTGCCGGGCGGTGAAGTGACCGAACCCGAGGATCTGGCGGCCCTGGAGGCCCGGGACCTGCTGTTCGCCCGGCTGCTCCAGTACCGGGCCTTCAAGCAGTTGGCCGCCTGGGTGGAGGGAACCATGGCCACGGCGGGCCGTCAGCACTGGCGCCCCGGCGGGCTGGAGGAACGATTCCGAGGCGTCCTGGTCCAGGTCGAGCTGCCGATCGGACCCGAGGATCTGGTGCGGCTGGCCGCCCGGGCGTTGACGCCGAAACCGGCTCCCGTGGTGCAACTCACCCACCTGCACGGCAGCCGTGTCAGCGTCGTGGAGCAGACCGGGATCGTCGCCCGGCTGCTGGCCGGGAAGGGGCAGCTCACCTTCCGGTCCCTGGTAGCGGGCTGTGACCGGTTGACCACCGTCGTGCGATTCCTGGCGATCCTCGAACTGTTCCGCGCCGGACGGGTCAGTTTCGAACAGGCCGGTCCGCTCGCGGAGCTCAGCATCCGCTGGTCGGGGGGAGAAACCACGGGAATCGTCGTGGACGAATACGAACCCGAGGAGCAGACGTGA
- a CDS encoding ParA family protein: MDLSTFIGGEVADELFKVPDAPAESTLPEELGPTGRPVPDLPVPAPPAPGRDMHAVIISMCNQKGGVGKTTTTINLGAALVELGHKVLLVDFDPQGSLSVGLGVNPHTLERSVYNLLLSREYMADEVIQPTSVEGMDILPSNIDLSAAEVQLVSEVAREQTLSRLLEPLRGEYDFILVDCAPSLGLLTINALTASDYVIMPLECEFFALRGIALLTDTISKVSDRLNPNLKILGILGTMYDGRTLHSREVLERVVQAFGDDVFHTVIRRTVKFPETTVAGEPITTYASASKGADAYRMLAREVLRKCR; this comes from the coding sequence ATGGACTTGTCGACATTTATAGGAGGCGAAGTGGCCGACGAGCTGTTCAAGGTTCCCGACGCTCCTGCGGAGTCAACCCTTCCCGAGGAACTCGGGCCCACCGGGCGGCCCGTTCCGGATCTACCCGTTCCCGCGCCACCCGCACCCGGCCGGGACATGCACGCCGTCATCATCTCGATGTGCAACCAGAAGGGCGGGGTCGGGAAGACCACCACCACCATCAACCTGGGGGCCGCGCTGGTGGAACTCGGACACAAGGTGCTGCTGGTCGACTTCGACCCACAGGGGTCGCTTTCCGTGGGGCTCGGCGTCAACCCCCACACCTTGGAACGCAGCGTCTACAACCTCCTGCTCTCCCGCGAGTACATGGCGGACGAGGTGATCCAACCCACCTCCGTCGAGGGGATGGACATCCTCCCCAGCAACATCGACCTGTCCGCCGCCGAGGTGCAGCTCGTCAGCGAGGTGGCGCGTGAACAGACCCTCAGCCGGCTGCTGGAGCCGCTGCGCGGCGAGTACGACTTCATTCTCGTCGACTGCGCCCCCAGCCTCGGGTTGCTGACCATCAATGCCCTGACCGCCAGCGATTACGTGATCATGCCGCTGGAGTGCGAGTTCTTCGCCCTGCGCGGCATCGCGTTGCTGACCGATACCATCTCCAAGGTCTCCGACCGGCTCAACCCGAACCTGAAGATCCTCGGTATCCTCGGCACCATGTACGACGGGCGGACCCTCCATTCCCGAGAGGTGCTGGAACGAGTCGTCCAGGCCTTCGGCGACGACGTCTTCCACACCGTCATCCGGCGCACCGTGAAGTTCCCCGAGACCACCGTCGCCGGTGAACCCATCACCACCTACGCGTCGGCCTCCAAGGGAGCCGACGCCTACCGGATGCTGGCGCGAGAGGTGCTGAGGAAGTGCCGGTGA